A region of the Chelonia mydas isolate rCheMyd1 chromosome 22, rCheMyd1.pri.v2, whole genome shotgun sequence genome:
caaTCTTCCCCATATGACAACCGAAAAGGGCACCCCTTTTAACAAGGAAGCAGTGATTTCATCTGGATGATCTGCAAGGCAATAGGAACTGaattgaaggctgctgtgttctgGCGTTGAAGAGAAATGTATAGACAATGGACTGCGTGGAGCAGCTGGGAGATGTGAATGGGAGGCAAATCAAAGCAGAATGCAAAAAGAGGCTCAGGGATTGGAAATAGGATGCAGCAGGGTCTTACATCTCTATGGTGTCCGTTTGAATCTAGCTTCTGTTGGCAGTGAGATGCAAGTCATTACCAGCTGATGGCCAATATGAAATGACTTGGTGGGTCTCAGACCTGTTCTTTGTGGAGCATTGTCCACCTCACTAAAACCCACCACAGCTGGTACCATTATTCCAGACTCAGCAGAAAGAGTGAATAGGCCATGAAAAACGAAACACAGCAGGACAGAACAGAGTCCTATGAGCAGGGCAGTGTGGAAGGAGCTGGTGCACAGCTGAGGGCTGCATTGTACCTTCTCTTCTGGACTTCATTCTCCAGTATGGCCAGTCCTGCCCCTTTCATCGGCTCTAAGGTAGAAGACAGGCACTGACCAACAATGGAGTCCAAAGGTCATTCTACAGCCACGGAAGAGGCAAAATGATTGTGTAATGCAGGTCACCTACGTGTATTTCCTGTTAAGGACTTTGGCTCCAATCTGGAGTCAAGTTAAAACAGGTGCGCACATAGTCCCGAATGTCTTTTCTCCATTAACGGCCCTTAACTGTACAAGGGATCtagtttttattttcaaacaacCCTTGGTTTCCTTCTCTCCTAAGCCAAACAGTGTTTCTCTGACCCATCCTGGcaaaccccttcctcctcctctgctcatACCTTTATGCCCCTCATCAGTGGGTCTCTGCATGCATCTGGGTCCTGGAGAGTACAAGCAAAGCTATCTCCCAAGTCGCATCTAACCCATCCCACCCACACCATTAGCATTGCCAAACagatttctttttgtgtgtgcatttttgtGCCCCCGCTTCAAAAAGTGGATAGCTGTTGGATTGATTTCAAGTAGCCCCAGGGCTGTATGAACTTTGCATTCCCCCTTAGAGCTATTCTGTGTCTGGAACATTATGGACTGAGAAgtccatttttattaattattattattgctttatttaattacaaaaacCCTACACACATCCCCTGTAAAAAGCCATCCATGCTCACACGGATTTCATTGTGATTCAGAAGAAGAGCTTTCTGCAAGTGCTCTTATCAGTGCAGGCAGCATTTTTAACACTCCTCAAAAgggaatactgaaaaaaaaaaggggggagggggaggacgaGACAACAGTCCAAGGGACACAAGTTCCACCAATCAGCTGGAGTCATGTTtctccactcccttccccagATCAGAGGCAGCTGCACTGCACACTCCCACACTGTTGTCTCTCTTCTAGCTTGAAAgccttttttttcctgcctggtgtCCCTCCTGCTTCTCCTACCCTTGCTCCCTGCTTGAATTTTGGGCCCCTCCCTGGCTCATTGACTCAATTATTCATCAAGAGGAGTTCTAAGCACTTGAGTTAATCTCTTGCTCCCTTGTTTTCTTCGCAGCTGAGGTGAGCAGTGAAGCGGCTGTGATGCCTGCCATGTTGATTAGATAGAGTATTGATCGGCCTGCAGCCCTCGCCATCTTAAATCAGAGCATCAATCAATGCCAGGCGGTCCCCAAAAGCACTCCAGAATCCAGGAGGCTCAGATGTTCTTGCCTGCTCATGGCTACCACACAGGTTCTGCTTGCAAAGTGCACATATGACCACGCAAAGAGAAGTCTCTAAATGCTACACAGCAATTATCAGAGCCAGATGTGGGTGCAGGCCTTCTCTTTGTGTTAGTGAATTACAGGTGGTAGGAGGGGCGTGACAGCTCTGTAATCCTCTCTTTATTCTCAGAGCATGTGCAACGGGAGCTGCATAGGCTGCCCACATGACGGGCCTCAACCCTGAACTGAAGACGGATTTCAGGCTCTGGCTCATTCgctttcttggcctctctgctgaggctactCACAAAAGGTGCCAGGTGAAGATCAACACCTTCTGCAACCATAGAGCTCAGCGTGCCTCAGAAAGGACCCTCAGCAGCGTCATTATTcatgttttacagatggaaaacttgAGGCATGGGGAGGAGTCCGAGGTCGGGGCAGAGGAGAGCAGCATTCCATTCCTCAATGACTCATAGCTCGGGGCCTGACTCCTGGGCCACACTGCAGAGTGGTGCAGACCCATTGACTAGGAACCAGGCTGGGCAACCTATTTTTATGGGACTCCAAGCACCCATCAGATGGGCTCAGCTTCTGTTTGCTACCAGCCTGTATTAGATTCAGATTAACAATCAAGAAGTAAAAGGTTTGAGAGCCTCACAGCACTGGCCTAGTCACAATTAGGGAACTGCTGCTTGGTGCAAAGCGGAATgctaaaagaacaaaaaacaaaatccaggAATATCAAGACATCCcctaagaacataaaaacagaagaacagccacactgggtcagaccaaaggtccatctagcccagtatcctgtctgccgactgtggcccatgccaggtgccccagagggaatgaacagaacaggtaaacatcaagtgatccatcccttgttgcctATTCCCAgattctggtaaacagaggctagggacaccatccttgcccatcctggctaatagccatggatggacctgtcctccatgaacttacctagttcttttttgaaccctgttataggcttggccttcacaacatcctctggcaaagagttccacagactgactgtgtgttgttgaagaaaaaaatacttgcttgtgtttgttttaaactggctgcctattaatttcattcggtgacccctagctcttgtgttatgagagggagtaaataacacttccttatttactttctccataccagtcatgattttatagacttcagtcATATCCCCCCTGTTTTATAGCCTGTAATTTCTGTAGATGGGGGTGTGCAATGTGGAAGCTCTGATTACTGATTGATCAGCTATGGTCAGAACATGAACCAGACTGCCAAGAAAGCACTTGTAGGCTCAGATTGCATGCCACCTGTACCTGGGAGCAGTTGAACTTGGAGTACTTGGCTTGCAATCTCGGTGTGGTGGAGGGCAGTTACCAAGCGGGTTGACATGGCGAGGAAGTTCTCAATTTCTGAGTCCTGTATCTGCTCTGGGACTGGAAAATAACACAAGTCTAGAGGGAGGAGTGTTGGCTGGAGTTGGATGGGAGCATACAAAGAGATGGGTGAGTGACCCAGAGACTTCTAGGTGCCTGCTGGTAGTGGGCACTGAGGGTGCACaaggttttacagggatccccttgGTCTGGTATTGACCGTAATGTTTCACCAAcaggtggcatgtgaggtctctaccaagagccagaAGCCCACTGGTCCTTATAATTGTTGTAAGGTGGTTGTGCAGGAAATAGTTTAAGAAATAtgacaaatgtaaaatattaggCTCCAAATCTGTCAAAGGAAAGTGACTCAAGGCGAGCCTCAGGGCTAACTCAATCAGCATAGAGAACAATGGACATTTGTGGAGACAGGCTATATTTACTGCCTGAGCCTAGTGTTATCCCAGACAAAGGAAACCAAAGAGAAGTCTCTGAAGATGGGACCTACTGGTATAAGAGACAATAGTCTGTAACTGCAtaaaaagaggaggagaaggaacaagattTTATCCTTCACCTAAGAGGCAAGCTGACAGCATAGCTGTCTCATGAAAAGAGGCCAGTGAGCTGGAATACTGCCTGGAAAGTGCCAGAGAGACTAGTTCACAGTGCAAAATCCAGATCCTGGCTTGGAGTTGCAGTGCCCCAGATTTCAGACACTCggaaccagatttttaaaggcattcgGGTATCTATAAATACAGAgaggcatctagtgggatttttaaaagcactaatCAGGCTGGGCACCtgagtcctattgaaatcaatgagagttacatgccaaacctgcttaggcacttttgatgTTTCTctccatctttaggcacctaaatacctttggaaatctggcccttgcTTCAGACCCGCCCTAAAGTGAGGGGCCATTTACAAAATTCAGGTCTGGATTTTTAACACCCTCTAAGTCACGGGGACTGGGGACTTTTGGTTTGGGCCCAATTTAAACCAAGCAGCCATAGATCAAATCGCGCAAGGGAAAGAAACTAGTAAGACTCATTTATAGCAGGAACGTCCATCCCTGTCAGCAAGAGGACCAAGGCAGCCAGCCACTGGGCAGAATTCGCCCAGCTTTTATTCACCATTGGGTGACTTCCACTCCCTGTCCCCACACACACGTTCCCTCATGCTGTGCAGCAGCTTTTAAAAGGCACATATGGCCTGAGACTAATGAATCCATTGCTTCCACATTCATTAAAGGGTGTTTGATCTGGCAGCCCTGGACTCTGCAGCCTTATTCGCTACCTGTGATGTTTGGAGCGAGAGGAAAGGACGTGTCCTGAAGCTGgctggagtggaggtgaggggaggaaggtggaggGAAAACATTGCAGTGTGAAGTTAGAGGTCAGAAGTCCCTGGTCATAATGTAGCTTAAAGCAGCAGGAGAATGAATCTTTTTGCACCCACTCTTTCTGACACATAGGATGCTATCATTTCTTGcccctcactgcctttgagcctGTTCCACTCTGCTCTTTGAAGAGACTTTAAAGGTGAGCtgcaaagcacacacacacacagaaatagttTCAGATCCCAAATTAGTATCTGGAGCTATCTACCAACCAAGAAATTACCACTAAATGCCAACAGAGAGGACAGGCTGGTTCAGGATGCGGAAAAACAGAGCTGTTTGCGaaaaggtttttctttgttgaaaAATGTCAGTTCGTAGAAATGGAAAGTGTTTGTGGGAAAGGAACATGGATGAGGAAtttctcagcttaaaaaaaattgtaaggaaaagaaaatgttttgttgaaattgGAGATCTTTGACATTTTCCAAatgcgaaaaaaaaaaaaaaaatctggttcaaaatgactttttgtttaaaaatttaaggTAATTGTTgacctttttaaacaaaaaaatgaaaatgcacaaaagcaaaacaaaatttttgaaaTGATCAAAGTCAGACcttttgattgacccaaaccaaattttttgtttgtttgaaaacatttttgaaatttcaacatttaGTCAtcatttgggatgggaaaaattTTGGACATCTTGAAAATTtttgcaggatgggaaaaccatttccaacCCAGCTCAAAACATCCTGCCATGTCTGAAAAATGGCTTGTCTTTTTATCCTGTCCGAGGCACCAGTGACCATTCCAAATTCAATAGACAGTAGTGCTCCGCTGCCCGTAAAAGCTGGCGGCCTTAGTTTTCCagtaagttacagcagccttctCCAATGTTGATGGTTTATGAATTTTCAGGCCTTACAGTCATTATTTGGATTATGTTCTTGTAGGATCTGGTAGGACAACAAGGAGCACAGCCGGTATGCTTGGGGACAATGGAACTCGAGTTCCATTCAAATGAGAAGCCAAAAATTCATACAAAAGCCACTTCCAAACTTGCTGAACCTCTTGGACTGCCAAACATGGGATGGAAATCACAGGAGATGAGGCTTTCTCCTAAGATCTTCAATCAGATCTACAGCCTAGAAGAGCAGCCTTCCTTGGGATACTCTTCTGCTTTACGTACCAGCTGCGGCCCAGGAGAGCAGAGGCTGCCATGAAGAATACTTGTGGGCCTAGGAAGTACATGCACATTTTAGAATCTACCTTAAAAGTTTGGAGCAAAGGTTCTGGTCAGCTCTTGATTTATCCAAACTGATTCTCCTGTCTCTTAATTAATACATTTGAAGACAAAACATGGAATTGTTttgatattacagagacaagcaATAATATAATaacctagatagatagattagatggatGATAATCACAGGTATGATCCTGAGATGTATTGGGACCTCTGCAACCtctatggaaatcaatgggagctgtgggtgctctgcacctttgagaatcaggccacttactGCAGTGCTTCAATAGGAATGTAGGCGTCTAACTTTAGGTACCTAAGTTTGACCCTGTTGGACTATGTGATGTGCCCACGGTCACCTGGGAAGTCAGtagcagagggaggaaga
Encoded here:
- the LOC122463516 gene encoding uncharacterized protein LOC122463516, translating into MTGLNPELKTDFRLWLIRFLGLSAEATHKRCQVKINTFCNHRAQRASERTLSSVIIHVLQMENLRHGEESEREECWLELDGSIQRDGVFDLAALDSAALFATCDVWSERKGRVLKLAGVEDLVGQQGAQPVCLGTMELEFHSNEKPKIHTKATSKLAEPLGLPNMGWKSQEMRLSPKIFNQIYSLEEQPSLGYSSALRTSCGPGEQRLP